One genomic window of Thalassolituus hydrocarboniclasticus includes the following:
- the xseA gene encoding exodeoxyribonuclease VII large subunit, with protein sequence MSFTFVQANNIFTVSQLNQRAKQLLEVSFANVRVEGEISNLSRPSSGHWYFTLKDSGAQVRCAMFRSRTAMLKFMPKEGDKVELRAKVSLYENRGDYQLIVDAMKPAGEGALLLAFQQLKDRLAMTGLFDDKYKQPMPSVRRVGIITSPTGAAIHDMLTVFRRRCPAIEIDIYPTPVQGRDATAHIVAAIERANRDNNVDLLIIGRGGGSLEDLWCFNEEAVAWAIHHSRLPIVSAVGHEVDFTIADFVADVRAPTPSAAAELLSPDQSQQIRQIQLIHQRLQRGMQRQLQQQQQRLLRIQQRLRAPGRLLQNRAQHLDQLEIRLQRAQQQDLQQRYHRLQKLQQALVHQHPQRLLRERQQQVALLEKQFTRLIQQRLTQRQQQLAAQAHLLNSLSPLNVLGRGYSITQQTDGRVLQQADTVTPGERIHSRLHQGWLESEVIAVHTEPAAGQNKAPKKPRSRKSPAAGKTTKD encoded by the coding sequence ATATCTTTCACTTTTGTGCAAGCCAACAATATTTTCACCGTCAGCCAGCTGAACCAGCGTGCCAAACAATTACTGGAAGTTTCTTTCGCCAACGTGCGCGTTGAAGGAGAAATTTCTAATTTGTCACGCCCGTCTTCCGGTCACTGGTACTTCACCTTAAAAGACAGTGGCGCCCAGGTACGTTGTGCGATGTTCCGCTCGCGTACGGCGATGCTGAAATTCATGCCGAAAGAAGGCGATAAAGTTGAGCTGCGCGCCAAGGTCAGTCTGTATGAAAACCGCGGCGACTATCAGCTGATCGTTGATGCTATGAAGCCCGCTGGTGAAGGCGCCTTATTGCTGGCCTTCCAGCAGCTGAAAGACCGCCTGGCCATGACCGGTCTGTTTGACGACAAGTACAAACAGCCCATGCCCTCAGTGCGCCGGGTTGGCATTATCACCTCCCCGACCGGGGCTGCCATTCATGACATGCTGACCGTATTCCGCCGCCGCTGCCCGGCGATTGAAATTGATATTTACCCGACCCCGGTACAGGGGCGTGACGCCACGGCACACATTGTTGCCGCCATTGAGCGTGCCAACCGTGATAATAATGTCGATCTGCTGATTATTGGTCGCGGTGGTGGTTCTCTTGAAGATTTATGGTGCTTTAACGAAGAGGCCGTGGCCTGGGCCATTCATCATTCGCGTCTGCCGATTGTCAGCGCAGTGGGCCATGAAGTGGACTTTACCATTGCCGACTTTGTCGCCGATGTTCGGGCACCAACTCCGTCAGCCGCCGCCGAGCTGCTCAGTCCGGATCAGAGCCAGCAGATTCGTCAGATCCAGCTGATCCACCAGCGCCTGCAGCGTGGAATGCAACGCCAGTTACAACAGCAACAGCAGCGCTTGCTGCGTATTCAGCAACGCCTGCGTGCACCGGGACGCCTGTTGCAAAACCGGGCACAACATCTTGATCAGCTGGAAATCCGCCTGCAGCGCGCCCAGCAACAGGATCTGCAGCAGCGTTATCACCGCCTGCAGAAACTGCAGCAGGCACTGGTGCATCAGCACCCGCAACGCCTGTTGCGTGAACGCCAGCAGCAGGTCGCATTACTGGAAAAACAATTTACCCGTCTGATTCAGCAACGGCTGACCCAGCGCCAGCAGCAACTCGCTGCTCAGGCGCATCTGCTGAACAGCCTGAGTCCGCTGAACGTTCTCGGCCGTGGTTACTCTATAACCCAGCAAACCGATGGCCGTGTACTGCAGCAGGCCGATACGGTAACACCCGGTGAGCGCATTCACAGCCGCCTGCATCAGGGCTGGCTGGAGTCGGAAGTGATTGCTGTTCATACAGAACCGGCGGCCGGGCAAAACAAAGCGCCGAAGAAGCCACGCTCCCGCAAATCGCCTGCTGCCGGTAAAACCACTAAGGACTGA
- a CDS encoding M23 family metallopeptidase, with the protein MPELIHNTMQFIASLFAATAIHSAAPAATADLLPLQHSIPGGLMVIPLTDAVQAPEVTFNKQQVMVLRPDEQQPWMALVGIPLSQKTGPASINSGDEQIRFEVRDHPYPEQHLTVKKKHVNPSAAELARIRKEQAQMARVYTSFSPARPWQPMAWPVSGTMSSAFGLKRFFNGEQRSPHSGLDIAAPTGTPILAPADGKVVLTGNFFFNGNSVFIDHGQGLISMFCHMSAIDVQEGDEVSAGSLLGKVGATGRATGPHLHWTVSLNNARINPLLLMSPLRGGNLLSAAANGGHHGG; encoded by the coding sequence ATGCCTGAGCTGATTCATAACACAATGCAGTTTATCGCCTCGCTGTTCGCCGCCACCGCCATCCACAGCGCAGCGCCTGCGGCAACGGCGGATCTGCTGCCGCTGCAGCACAGCATTCCCGGCGGTCTGATGGTGATTCCGCTGACTGATGCCGTACAGGCACCCGAGGTTACCTTCAATAAGCAGCAGGTCATGGTGCTGCGCCCGGATGAGCAACAGCCCTGGATGGCGCTGGTCGGCATCCCGCTCAGCCAGAAAACAGGGCCCGCCAGCATTAACAGCGGCGATGAACAGATCCGCTTCGAGGTTCGTGATCATCCTTACCCGGAACAGCATCTGACGGTAAAAAAGAAGCATGTAAACCCCAGCGCCGCCGAACTGGCACGCATCCGCAAAGAACAGGCACAGATGGCCAGGGTATACACCAGCTTCAGCCCGGCGCGTCCATGGCAACCCATGGCCTGGCCAGTCAGTGGCACGATGAGCAGCGCCTTCGGCCTGAAACGTTTTTTTAACGGAGAGCAACGTAGCCCGCACAGTGGGCTGGACATCGCGGCCCCTACCGGCACGCCCATTCTGGCGCCAGCCGATGGCAAAGTAGTGCTGACCGGCAATTTCTTTTTTAACGGTAACAGCGTCTTTATCGACCACGGTCAGGGGCTGATCAGCATGTTCTGCCATATGAGCGCCATTGACGTGCAGGAAGGTGATGAAGTCAGCGCCGGTAGCCTTTTGGGCAAAGTCGGCGCTACCGGCCGTGCTACCGGCCCTCATCTGCACTGGACCGTCAGTCTGAACAATGCCCGCATCAATCCTTTGCTGCTGATGTCACCGCTGCGCGGTGGCAATCTGCTGTCGGCGGCCGCTAACGGAGGCCATCATGGCGGATAA
- a CDS encoding DUF3015 domain-containing protein produces the protein MKKFIAGAILVSSSTLAFAGNDLAGCGLGTAVVFPDANEWHEHVLAATTNGTSGNQTFGMTSGTLGCEGANGPLKLAQAFMEDNMDQLALDAAKGQGETLAALAEVIGVEAQDSAAFNRTMQSNFDSMFNADATSATAYEAMTSAMAQDAALQKYLG, from the coding sequence ATGAAAAAGTTTATCGCAGGTGCAATTCTGGTTTCTTCTTCCACACTGGCTTTCGCTGGTAACGACCTGGCTGGTTGTGGTCTGGGTACTGCAGTTGTATTCCCGGATGCTAACGAATGGCACGAGCACGTACTGGCTGCTACCACCAACGGTACTTCCGGTAACCAAACTTTCGGTATGACTTCCGGTACTCTGGGTTGTGAAGGCGCTAACGGCCCTCTGAAACTGGCTCAGGCGTTCATGGAAGACAACATGGATCAGCTGGCTCTGGACGCTGCTAAAGGTCAGGGCGAAACTCTGGCTGCTCTGGCTGAAGTAATCGGTGTTGAAGCTCAGGATTCTGCTGCTTTCAACCGTACCATGCAGTCTAACTTCGACAGCATGTTCAACGCTGACGCTACTTCTGCTACTGCTTATGAAGCTATGACTTCTGCAATGGCACAAGACGCTGCTCTGCAGAAATACCTGGGTTAA